CCGGCGCGCTGCGGCCGGTGTTCGGCCATAGCCGGCCCATGGCGCCCTGGCCTTCGCGGTAAGTGCGGCGTGGAATGCGGCCGAGAAACACGAAATCGTCGGCGAAATGGTAAGGCTCGCGGTGCAGCTGAAGGTCGAAGCGGCTTTCCAGATCGGCCGGAATAGCGGGAATGCCCAGCCGCCGCAGCCGCCACGGTCCCAGCATGGCGGCGCGCGGCAGCAAGGCGTGCGGGTGGGCGATCAGCTGCGGCCGCTTGTGCAGGATGGGGGACAGCGCGGCGAGGCCGCCGCTGTGGTCGTAGTGGCCGTGGGACAGCACCAGGTGGCTGAGCGCGGACAGATCGACGCCCATCTTCGCCGCGTTCTCCAGCAGCAGGCCGCCGCGGCCGGTGTCGAACAGCACGCGATGGCCGTTGTGCTCTATCCACAGCGCCAGCCCGGCCTCGGCCCGCAGCGCGGGCCGGTGGCTATGGTTTTCCACCAATACGCTGACTCTCATCGCCGTCCTGCGCTTTCTTCGCGCGGATGTCGACCGGATGGCGTATCGAGGGGGAAGGCTAACCGTATCCGCAACAATGCTTGTCTTTCTTGTTATCTGGCGGGACGGATTTACTGGCCGCGCATGAACAGCTTGTCCAGGTCGCGCATGGTCAGCCGGGTCCAGGTGGGGCGGCCGTGGTTGCATTGGCCGGAACGCTCGGTGGCTTCCATGTCGCGCAGCAGCGCGTTCATTTCCGGCAAGGTCAGCTGGCGGTTGGCGCGCACCGCGCCATGGCAGGCCATGGTGGCCAAGAGCTCGTTGCGGCGCTCGGTCAGCACCTGGGTCAGGCCGAACTCGCGCACGTCCTTCAGCACCGCGCGGGCCAGCTCCACCGGGTCGCCGTCCTTCAGCCACACCGGCACGCCGCGCACGGCGATCTGGGTTGGGGACAGCGGCGCCAGCTCCACGCCCAGCCGCTTCATTTCCTCGCCATGCTCGTGCGCGGTGGCCACCTCCATGCGGTCGGCGGCGAAGGACACCGGCAGCAGCAGCGGTTGCAGCGGGATGGCGTCGGACTCCAGCGCGGCTTTCAGCCGTTCGTAGACGATGCGTTCGTGCGCCGCGTGCATGTCCACCAGGATCAGGCCTTCTGCGCATTGGCTGAGGATGTAGACGCCGTGCAGCTGCGCCAGCGCGAAGCCCAGCGGCGGGATGCCGTTCTCGTCGTGGGCGGGCATGGCCAGCACCGCCGGATGCAGCAGCGGCGCGGCGGGGGAGGGCATCGCCGGCTCGGGGCGCGACAGCGCCCGCTCTTCCTCGCGCAGGCCGCCGAACAGCTTGTCGTAGACGCCCACCGCCTCGCGCGCGACGTTCAGGGGGATGGACTGCTGTTGATACTGGAAAGGCTGCGGCGCCGGCGCGCCGGACGAGGCCGGCTGGGGCGAGGCGCTGGCGAACAGCGGCGCCGATTCGCCGCGGGGCAGCTGCGGCGCGGCCGTTTCCGCGCCTTCCACCTGGACCGTCGGCGCGGCGCCGGCGCTGGTGCCGGCCAATGCCTTGTGCACGCTGTGGAACAGGAACTGGTGCACCGCCTGGCTTTCGCGGAAGCGGACTTCGATCTTGGTCGGGTGCACGTTGACGTCCACGCCGGACGGCTCAAGCGTGAAGAACAGCGCGTAGGCCGGATGGCGGTCGTGGTGCAGCACGTCGCGATAGGCCTGGCGCAGCGCGTGCTGCGCGGTCTTGTCGCGCACGAAGCGGCCGTTTACGTAGAAGTACTGGGCGTCGCGACTGGCCTTGGAGTATGTGGGCGAGGCGACGAAGCCGCTCAGCGCCAGCGGGCCGGCCTGGCTGTCCAGCGGGATGGCGGCGGCGACGAAGTCCTTGCCCAACAGCGCGGCCACGCGGTCCTCGGCGCTTTGCGACGGCAGCCGCCACGCCACCTTGCCGTTGTGGCGCAGCAGGAACTCCACCTCCGGATGCGCCAGCGCGATGCGCTCGAAAGTGGCCGCGCAGTGCGCGTACTCGGTGTTTTCGCTCTTCAGGAATTTGCGCCGCGCCGGGGTGTTGAAATACAGGTCCACCACTTCCACGCTGGTGCCGTGCGGATGGGCGGCCGGCTCCACCGGATGCAGGGTGCCGTCTATCGCGATGATCTGGTGGGCGTGGTCGGCATCGTGCGGGCGGCTCGTCAGCGTCAGCCGCGACACGGACGCCACGCTGGCCAGACCCTCGCCGCGGAAGCCCAGCGTGGAGACCGATTCCAGGTCGTCCAGCGACGCGATCTTGCTGGTGGCGTGGCGGTCCAGCGCCAGCGGCAGGTCGTCGGCGGCGATGCCGGCGCCGTTGTCCGTCACCCGGATCAGCTTGATGCCGCCCTGGGCCAGGTCCACGCTGATCCGCGTCGCGCCGGCGTCCAGGCTGTTTTCCAGCATTTCCTTCAGCGCGGAGGCGGGGCGTTCCACCACCTCGCCGGCGGCGATCTGGTTGACGAGGTGGTCGGGCAGGCGTTGGATGCGTGTCATGGGCGGCGTCGCGGAAATATCAAAAACGAAAGGCCGCGCTGCGGCGGCCTTGTCGATTCTACTACGGATCAGCCGCGGGTGGCCGCGCGCTTGTGGCGCCAGATTTCGATCAGCCCCGGCAGGAAGGAGACGAAGATGATGCCGAAGATCAGCAGCTCCAGGTTCTTGCGCACGAAGGGCAGGTTGCCGAAGAAGTAGCCGGCGTAAGTGAAGCCGACCACCCAGGCGACGGCGCCCACCACGTTGTACCGCAGGAACTGCGGGTAGTGCATCTTGCCGATGCCGGCCACGAACGGCGCGAAGGTGCGCACGATGGGCACGAAGCGGGCGAAGATGATGGTCTTGCCGCCGTGGCGCTCGTAGAAGGCGTGGGTCTTCTCCAGGTACTGCGGCTTCAGGATGCGCGGGAACATGTCGAACAGCCGCATGCCGACGTTGCGGCCGATCGCGTAGTTGGTGGCATCGCCCAGGATGGCGGCGACGATCAGCAGGATGACCAGCAGGTGCGGGTTCATCTGGCCCATCGCCGCCAGCGCGCCGGCGACGAACAGCAGCGAGTCGCCGGGCAGGAAGGGGGTGACCACCAGGCCGGTCTCGCAGAACACGATCAGGAACAGGATGGCGTAGACCCAGGGGCCGTAGGCGGCCACCAGCTGGGTCAGGTGGGCGTCGATGTGCAGGATGAAGTCGATCAGAAAGGTGATGGCTTCCATGATTTCCGTTATGAGCTAGGTGGGCAGACGCGAAACTGGCCGGACGAGCCGGCCAGTCGTTCAGAAGGCGATGATCAGACCACCGCTTCCTCTTTTTGTTTCACCGGCTTGATCATGTGCTCGCGCTTCACGCCCAGCCACAGCGCGATCGGGCTGGCCACCAGCACCGATGAGTAGATGCCGAACACGATGCCGATGGTCAGCGCCATCGCGAAGCCGTGCAGAGCCGGGCCGCCGAACACCAGCATCGACACCACCATCATCTCGGTGGAGAAGTGGGTGATGATGGTGCGGCTCATGGTGGAGGTGATGGCGTTGTCGATCACTTCGGCCACCGCGTGGCCGCGCATGCCCGGCTTGCGGAAGTTTTCGCGGATCCGGTCGAACACCACCACCGACTCGTTCACCGAGTAGCCCAGCACCGCCAGGATGCCGGCCAGCACGGTCAGCGAGAACTCCCAGCGGAAGAAGGCGAAGCAGCCGAGGATGATCACCACGTCGTGCATGTTGGCGATGATGGCCGCCACGGCGAAACGCCACTCGAAGCGGATGGCCAGGTAGAGCATGATGCCCACGCACACCAGGATCACCGCGGTCAGGCCGTGGGTGACCAGCTCCTCGCCGACGCTGGGGCCGACGAAGTCCACCTTGCGCAGCTGCACGGTCGGGTCGGCGGCCTTGAGCTGGCCCATCACCTTGTCGGACAGCTGGGCGGTGCTGGTGCCCGGCTTGTTGGGCAGGCGGATCATCACGTCGCGGCTGGTGCCCAGATTCTGCACGGTGGACTCGCCCAGCTTCAGCGCGTCCACCTTCTCGCGCACCTGGTCCAGGTTGGCCGATTGCTGGTACTGCACTTCCAGCACGGTGCCGCCGGTGAACTCCACGCTGAAGTTCAGGCCGCGGGTGGCCAGGAAAAACACGGCGAGGATGAAGGTCACCAGCGAAATGGCCGTGGTGAGCCTGCCGTAGCTCATGAACGGGATGTCCCGTTTGATGCGGAAAAGCTCCATGGTTTAGCCCTTGTTTTCCGGTTTCCACACCTGGCCGATGGCCAGCGAGGTCAGTTTGCGGCGACGGCCGTACCACAGGTGCACCAAGCCGCGCGACACCAGCACCGCCGAGAACATCGAGGTCAGGATGCCCAGGCAGTGGACGATGGCGAAGCCGCGCACCGGGCCGGAGCCGAAGATCATCAGCGCCAGGCCGGCGATCAGCGTGGTGACGTTGGAGTCCAGGATGGTGTGCCAGGCGTGGTCGTAGCCGGCGTGGATGGCCGAGTGAGGCGGCATGCCGTTGCGCAGCTCCTCGCGGATGCGCTCGTTGATCAGCACGTTGGCGTCGATGGCCATGCCCAGCGCCAGCGCGATGGCGGCGATGCCGGGCAGGGTCAGCGTGGCCTGCAGCATGGACAGCAGCGCGATCAGCAGGAACACGTTGATCGCCAGCGACAGCGAGGAGAATACGCCGAACAGGCCGTAGTAGATCACCATGAACACGGCGATGGCGGCGAAGCCCCACAACGTGGCGTGGAAGCCCTTCTCGATGTTTTCCTTGCCCAGGCTGGGGCCGATGGTGCGCTCTTCGATGATGTTCATCGGGGCGGCCAGGGAGCCTGCGCGCAGCAAGAGGGCGGTGTCGTTGGCCTCGGCGCTGTTCATGCTGCCGGAGATTTCCACGCGGCCGCCGCCGATTTCGGTGCGGATCACCGGCGCGGTGACCACTTCCTTGCGGCCTTTTTCCACCAGCACCATCGCCATGCGCTTGCCGACGTTCTCGGCGGTCAGCTGGCGGAAAATGGCGGCGCCGGTGCTGTCCAGATTGATGCTGACGGCGGGCGCGCCGAACTGGTCGAAGCTGGGCTGGGCGTCGTTGATATTGTCGCCGGTCAGCTCCACGTCGCTCTTGAGCAGAATCTTGCTCTGGCCGCGGGAGGTGGCTTCGTCCAGCAGCTCGTAGCCTGCCGGCACGTTGCCGGCCAGCGCCTCGGCCACCTTGCCCTGGTCGTCCTCGACCATGTGCACTTCCAGCGTGGCGGTGCGGCCGATGATGTCCTTGGCGCGGGCGGTGTCCTGGATGCCGGGCAGCTGCACCACGATGCGGTTGGGGCCGTTCTGCTGGATGATGGGCTCGGTGGTGCCCAGCTCGTTGACGCGGTTGTGCAGGGTGGTGATGTTCTGCTTGACCGCGTCGTTCTGAATCTTGGTGATTTCTTCAGGCTTCAGCGTCAGCAGCAGCTTGTTGCTGGCGTCGTCGCTGCGGACCGCCAGGCTGGGCAGCATGCGGTAAACCACGTCCTGGGCCGACTTCAGCGTGTCCTCGTCGCGCAGCTGCACTTCCAGCGTGTTGCCGTTGCGCTTGATGCTGCCGTAGCGCACCTGCTTGTTCTTCAGCTCGCGGCGCAGGTCGCCGGCGTAGCGTTCCATCGCCTTGTCGGTGGCCGCCTTCATGTCCACTTCCAGCAGGAAGTGCACGCCGCCGCGCAGGTCCAGGCCGAGGAACATCGGGTTGGCGTGCAGCGAGGCCAGCCAGGACGGCGAGGCCGGCAGCAGGTTCAGCGCGATGATGTAGTTGTCGCCCAGCGCGTGCTGGATGGCGTCGCGCGCCTTCAGCTGGGTGTCGGTATCCTTGAAGCGGACCTTCAGGCTGTTGGCGTCGAGGAAGACGCCGTCGGGGCTGAGGTTCTGCGATTTGAGCGCGTCTTCCACGCGCGCCATCACGGCGGAGTCCACCGGAATGGATTGGCGCGAGCTGGAGACCTGCACCGCGGGGGTCTCGCCGTAGAAATTGGGCAGCGTGTAAATCGCCGAGATGATCAGCGCCACCACGATGACGAGGTATTTCCAGAGAGGGTAGCGGTTCATGTTCTAGTTCTGGAGTGGGAAATGAACAGGCCGCCGCGAAAGCTTCCGGGGCGGCCGTGACGGCATTACAGGGACTTCAGGGTACCCTTTTCCAGCTTGGCGCTGACGGCGCCGCGCTGCACGTGGATTTCCACGTTGTCGGCGATTTCCAGGCTCAGGTACTGTTCGCTGACCTTGGACACGCGGCCGACGATGCCGCCCTGGGTGACCACTTCGTCGCCCTTCTGCAGCTCGGACAGCATCTTCTGGGTTTCCTTCATGCGCTTCTGCTGCGGGCGGACCATCAGGAACCAGAACAGCACGAAGATCACGATCATCGGCAGGAAGCCCATCAGGTCGAAACCTGCGGGGGCAGCGCCGCCGGAAGCGAAGGCGGGAGTAATGAAGGACATCAGGGAAACTCCTAAATTTCGTTATGACTTGAATTCGAACAGGGCATTGTAGCCATGCTCCATGGCTTTTCCAACCACGGAGCGCGGCAAGGGCGTGGGACCGTCGGCGCCGGGCCGCGGTTCCCCGCCCGGCGCGCCTCAGTTGACGCTGCGGGCGCGCTTGGCGGCGAATTCCAGGCGGAAGTCCTCGAAGCGGTCTTCCTCGATCGCCTTGCGCATCTCGCGCATCAGTTCCTGGTAGTAGAACAGATTGTGTATGGTGTTCAGCCGCGCGCCCAGGATTTCGCCGACGCGGTGCAGGTGGTGCAGGTAGGCGCGGCTGAAGTTGCGGCAGGCGTAGCAGGCGCATTCCTCGTCCAGCGGCTTCTTGTCGTCCTTGTAGCGCGCGTTCTTGATCTTGACGTCGCCCCACTGGGTGAAGATCCAGCCGTTGCGCGCGTTGCGGGTCGGCATCACGCAGTCGAACATGTCCACGCCGTTGGCCACGCCGTGCACCAGGTCTTCCGGCGTGCCGACGCCCATCAGGTAGTGCGGCTTGTCGGCCGGCAGCATGTCCTTCAGCTCGGTCAGCATCCGGTACATTTCCGGCTTGGGCTCGCCCACCGACAGGCCGCCGATGGCGATGCCGTCGAAGCCGACCTGCATCAGGCCTTCCAGCGACTCCTGGCGCAAATCGGTATAAAGGTTGCCTTGCACGATGCCGAACAGCGCGTTGGGGTTTTTCAGGTCGTCGAAGGCGCGGCGCGAGCGCTCGGCCCAGCGCAGGCTCATCTGCAGCGACTTCTGCGCGGTGGCGTGGTCCACCTGGCCCGGCGTGCACTCGTCCAGCTGCATCACGATGTCCGAGTTGAGCACCGTCTGGATCTTCATCGAGATCTCAGGCGAGAGGAACAGCTTGTCGCCGTTGATCGGGCTCTGGAAGGTGCAGCCTTCCTCGGTCAGCTTGCGCATGTCGGACAGGCTGAACACCTGGAAGCCGCCGGAGTCGGTGAGGATGGGCTTGTCCCAGCCGATGAATTCGTGCAGGCCGCCGAACTGCTCGACGATCTCCAGGCCCGGGCGCAGCCACAGGTGGAAGGTGTTGCCCAGGATGATCTGGGCGCCGATGTCGTTCAGCTCGACCGGGCTCATCGCCTTGACCGAGCCGTAAGTGCCCACCGGCTGGAAGACCGGGGTCTCCACGGTGCCGTGGTTCAGCTCCAGCGTGCCGCGACGCGCGCCGCCGGAGGTCTTGTGTACGGTAAACTTCAACATTATTCGAAGTATCGCTTCAGGGTTTGTTTAGCAAAATCAGTCCGCTAGTATACAGCAAGCGCGCGGGCTGCGCCGGAATCGCAAAAAAGTGCTTGCCAAGATGGGGCGGGTCTTATACTATGCACACCTCGACGACAGGCACGTAGCTCAGTTGGTTAGAGCACCACCTTGACATGGTGGGGGTCGTTGGTTCGAATCCAATCGTGCCTACCAAATTAAATGCATGGAGTTGCCAAGTGAAATCCTTGCGAACTACCACAACCCGACATACTCACGAAAGCTGAGCCTTGCGGGTTGGACCATGCGAAAAAGAAGTGCGGCTCAGGCCGCACTTTTTTTTTACCCTTTTGCTTTAGACTCGATCACAAAAATCTCTCGCCCTCGTTGGAGTTGACATGCCAGACATTC
This genomic window from Chromobacterium violaceum ATCC 12472 contains:
- a CDS encoding MBL fold metallo-hydrolase; translation: MRVSVLVENHSHRPALRAEAGLALWIEHNGHRVLFDTGRGGLLLENAAKMGVDLSALSHLVLSHGHYDHSGGLAALSPILHKRPQLIAHPHALLPRAAMLGPWRLRRLGIPAIPADLESRFDLQLHREPYHFADDFVFLGRIPRRTYREGQGAMGRLWPNTGRSAPDRVEDDSALVCRTEKGLIIFSGCAHAGIRHTVDYAMEVCGDSRVRAVIGGFHLRSAGPLRLLNVRRYFQSRAGALLFACHCSGYARHFLPRQTNIAVGNRLVFD
- the mutL gene encoding DNA mismatch repair endonuclease MutL — its product is MTRIQRLPDHLVNQIAAGEVVERPASALKEMLENSLDAGATRISVDLAQGGIKLIRVTDNGAGIAADDLPLALDRHATSKIASLDDLESVSTLGFRGEGLASVASVSRLTLTSRPHDADHAHQIIAIDGTLHPVEPAAHPHGTSVEVVDLYFNTPARRKFLKSENTEYAHCAATFERIALAHPEVEFLLRHNGKVAWRLPSQSAEDRVAALLGKDFVAAAIPLDSQAGPLALSGFVASPTYSKASRDAQYFYVNGRFVRDKTAQHALRQAYRDVLHHDRHPAYALFFTLEPSGVDVNVHPTKIEVRFRESQAVHQFLFHSVHKALAGTSAGAAPTVQVEGAETAAPQLPRGESAPLFASASPQPASSGAPAPQPFQYQQQSIPLNVAREAVGVYDKLFGGLREEERALSRPEPAMPSPAAPLLHPAVLAMPAHDENGIPPLGFALAQLHGVYILSQCAEGLILVDMHAAHERIVYERLKAALESDAIPLQPLLLPVSFAADRMEVATAHEHGEEMKRLGVELAPLSPTQIAVRGVPVWLKDGDPVELARAVLKDVREFGLTQVLTERRNELLATMACHGAVRANRQLTLPEMNALLRDMEATERSGQCNHGRPTWTRLTMRDLDKLFMRGQ
- a CDS encoding DedA family protein, translating into MEAITFLIDFILHIDAHLTQLVAAYGPWVYAILFLIVFCETGLVVTPFLPGDSLLFVAGALAAMGQMNPHLLVILLIVAAILGDATNYAIGRNVGMRLFDMFPRILKPQYLEKTHAFYERHGGKTIIFARFVPIVRTFAPFVAGIGKMHYPQFLRYNVVGAVAWVVGFTYAGYFFGNLPFVRKNLELLIFGIIFVSFLPGLIEIWRHKRAATRG
- the secF gene encoding protein translocase subunit SecF; its protein translation is MELFRIKRDIPFMSYGRLTTAISLVTFILAVFFLATRGLNFSVEFTGGTVLEVQYQQSANLDQVREKVDALKLGESTVQNLGTSRDVMIRLPNKPGTSTAQLSDKVMGQLKAADPTVQLRKVDFVGPSVGEELVTHGLTAVILVCVGIMLYLAIRFEWRFAVAAIIANMHDVVIILGCFAFFRWEFSLTVLAGILAVLGYSVNESVVVFDRIRENFRKPGMRGHAVAEVIDNAITSTMSRTIITHFSTEMMVVSMLVFGGPALHGFAMALTIGIVFGIYSSVLVASPIALWLGVKREHMIKPVKQKEEAVV
- the secD gene encoding protein translocase subunit SecD, whose product is MNRYPLWKYLVIVVALIISAIYTLPNFYGETPAVQVSSSRQSIPVDSAVMARVEDALKSQNLSPDGVFLDANSLKVRFKDTDTQLKARDAIQHALGDNYIIALNLLPASPSWLASLHANPMFLGLDLRGGVHFLLEVDMKAATDKAMERYAGDLRRELKNKQVRYGSIKRNGNTLEVQLRDEDTLKSAQDVVYRMLPSLAVRSDDASNKLLLTLKPEEITKIQNDAVKQNITTLHNRVNELGTTEPIIQQNGPNRIVVQLPGIQDTARAKDIIGRTATLEVHMVEDDQGKVAEALAGNVPAGYELLDEATSRGQSKILLKSDVELTGDNINDAQPSFDQFGAPAVSINLDSTGAAIFRQLTAENVGKRMAMVLVEKGRKEVVTAPVIRTEIGGGRVEISGSMNSAEANDTALLLRAGSLAAPMNIIEERTIGPSLGKENIEKGFHATLWGFAAIAVFMVIYYGLFGVFSSLSLAINVFLLIALLSMLQATLTLPGIAAIALALGMAIDANVLINERIREELRNGMPPHSAIHAGYDHAWHTILDSNVTTLIAGLALMIFGSGPVRGFAIVHCLGILTSMFSAVLVSRGLVHLWYGRRRKLTSLAIGQVWKPENKG
- the yajC gene encoding preprotein translocase subunit YajC, whose product is MSFITPAFASGGAAPAGFDLMGFLPMIVIFVLFWFLMVRPQQKRMKETQKMLSELQKGDEVVTQGGIVGRVSKVSEQYLSLEIADNVEIHVQRGAVSAKLEKGTLKSL
- the tgt gene encoding tRNA guanosine(34) transglycosylase Tgt, with the translated sequence MLKFTVHKTSGGARRGTLELNHGTVETPVFQPVGTYGSVKAMSPVELNDIGAQIILGNTFHLWLRPGLEIVEQFGGLHEFIGWDKPILTDSGGFQVFSLSDMRKLTEEGCTFQSPINGDKLFLSPEISMKIQTVLNSDIVMQLDECTPGQVDHATAQKSLQMSLRWAERSRRAFDDLKNPNALFGIVQGNLYTDLRQESLEGLMQVGFDGIAIGGLSVGEPKPEMYRMLTELKDMLPADKPHYLMGVGTPEDLVHGVANGVDMFDCVMPTRNARNGWIFTQWGDVKIKNARYKDDKKPLDEECACYACRNFSRAYLHHLHRVGEILGARLNTIHNLFYYQELMREMRKAIEEDRFEDFRLEFAAKRARSVN